The Vigna radiata var. radiata cultivar VC1973A unplaced genomic scaffold, Vradiata_ver6 scaffold_122, whole genome shotgun sequence genome window below encodes:
- the LOC106752971 gene encoding phosphopantothenoylcysteine decarboxylase-like — MSDPNPASNIPQSSQSNIPQSSLRYVVRPRRPRILLGACGCTDAAKFSLLCHSFRRWSSIEVVMTRASIPFIEVSQTPRPVFFNPRKTASHHLEWADVFVIAPLSANTLAKIAQGICDNSLIEVVRGWDRNKPFYVAPAIDPVTWNNPLTRQYRKRCDELGINIIDPSPRGEMADPTEISYIVKISNEEIWD, encoded by the exons ATGAGTGACCCAAATCCTGCGAGTAATATTCCACAGTCTTCTCAAAGTAATATTCCACAGTCTTCTCTAAGGTATGTTGTTCGGCCTAGAAGGCCTCGGATTCTGCTTGGTGCTTGTGGATGCACTGATGCTGCAAAATTTTCACTTCTTTGTCATTCTTTTAGAAGATGGTCAAGCATAGAAGTTGTTATGACACGAGCCTCGATACCTTTTATTGAAGTTTCACAAACTCCCCGTCCAGTTTTTTTTAATCCTAGAAAAACTGCTTCTCATCATCTGGAATGGGCTGATGTCTTTGTCATTGCTCCATTGTCTGCAAATACCCTTGCCAAG ATTGCGCAAGGGATATGTGACAATTCTTTGATAGAAGTTGTGCGAGGTTGGGACCGTAACAAGCCATTTTACGTTGCACCTGCCATAGACCCTGTTACGTGGAATAATCCTTTGACAAGACAATATCGCAAAAGATGCGATGAACTTGGCATTAATATCATCGATCCCTCTCCACGGGGTGAAATGGCTGACCCTACTGAAATTTCTTACATTGTCAAAATCTCTAATGAAGAAATTTGGGactaa